One stretch of Thermoproteota archaeon DNA includes these proteins:
- a CDS encoding HAD-IA family hydrolase: MQGVRIRELLQSKKALIADLDGTLVDLRIDWDSLRERVRRAMGWDHPLRPLGRSIPLAARNEEEVKRAFEIVEEEELKAASRARPDEELREFFVSLRRKGLQIGLVTMQASRSAVLVLRNMDLADLFDVIVTREYSLDRRGQLVYALKKLGVRGGDCVFLGDMEWDVRSGKEVGCLTICVGGEIEGADLYVRDLKEIFKY; this comes from the coding sequence GTGCAGGGAGTGCGGATCCGTGAACTTCTTCAGAGTAAGAAAGCGCTGATAGCCGATCTGGATGGGACCTTGGTCGACCTCCGCATAGATTGGGATTCCCTCAGGGAGAGGGTAAGGCGGGCGATGGGATGGGATCATCCCCTCAGGCCTTTGGGGAGGAGCATACCGCTAGCTGCAAGGAACGAGGAGGAGGTCAAACGAGCATTCGAGATAGTAGAGGAGGAGGAATTGAAAGCAGCATCGAGGGCTCGACCGGACGAGGAACTGAGAGAATTCTTCGTTTCCTTAAGGAGGAAGGGCCTCCAAATAGGACTTGTAACAATGCAGGCTAGCAGATCGGCCGTTTTAGTCCTGAGGAATATGGATCTAGCCGATCTGTTCGACGTAATCGTCACTAGAGAGTACTCTCTAGACAGGAGAGGACAGTTAGTTTACGCTCTGAAAAAATTGGGTGTTAGGGGTGGAGATTGCGTATTTCTAGGGGACATGGAGTGGGATGTAAGGTCCGGGAAGGAGGTCGGGTGCCTCACCATATGCGTTGGAGGGGAGATAGAAGGTGCGGATCTCTATGTGCGGGACCTCAAGGAAATATTCAAGTATTGA
- the leuS gene encoding leucine--tRNA ligase, whose protein sequence is MEAEANLVSKLRRIERKWQAKWEEARIFEADPDSREKFYLTVAYPYPNSPQHVGHGRTYGLTDAYARFKRMQGYNVLFPMAFHYTGTPILAMAKRLREGDKELIRIFTEIFHIPKEKLKELEDPLKMARYFHEEIKSGMKLMGYSIDWRREFTTIDPPYNNFITWQFHKLHEKGLLTKGRHPVGWCPRCNNAVGQHDTIGDVEPEIAETTLIKFEDEFIIPVVTFRPETILGVTNIWINPEVKYKIIEVSGEKWVVSEEALIKLKFQKFPVKKEIGEIWGRDLLGKKVRNPMTREEIVILPAKFVDPDYGTGIVMSVPGHAPYDYLALMDLKRNPDALRKYELSPGVLDGLEPVSIIEVEGFGEFPAKDAVESLGVRDQNDERAEEATELVYSKEYHSGRMKPNTGKYAGLPVSEAKERVKEDLIAEGKAYMFYEIANAPVYCRCGAKIVVNIVEDQWFIDYSNPEWKRLAHEALNSMRIVPREVRREFEEAIDWMREKACARKSGLGTKLPFDPDWMIESLSDSTIYMAYYTISKFINEGLVTAEHLDDEAFDYIFLGKGDPEDIARRKGLDEEVLKRLRQEFTYWYPLDSRHSGRDLIWNHLTFFIFNHVAIFPRELWPRQIVVNGSVTMEGKKMSKSLGNIIPIREAVEIFGADPIRLSVLGSAELLSDADFSPQVAASTLRRLFRIHEIATQFSGAEERKEPEDFWDKWILSRTRTHIIATTESMEECRSREAIQHSLYLILNEMEEYLDAKERPNEGIIKAILKIWARLLAPFAPHMAEEIWEIVGGEGFVSLARWPDPEEMPQYPEAELSYEVVSNVLEDVRSILASGVKGSKLYLYLASDWKYDLFRRIDELKRVHGLDPRRIIPEVMKEERFKIKSKQAIDLIRQFTSGGWPWLPSKEAELGALKDAKSFLEKKLGLEMVFEDEDSPSYDPKKRAGRAAPGKPAIYIE, encoded by the coding sequence TTGGAGGCGGAGGCCAACCTCGTCAGTAAGCTCAGGCGGATAGAGAGGAAGTGGCAGGCCAAGTGGGAGGAAGCTAGAATATTCGAGGCGGATCCAGACAGCAGAGAGAAATTCTACCTCACTGTGGCTTATCCCTATCCCAACAGCCCGCAGCACGTGGGTCACGGGAGGACCTATGGACTTACAGATGCGTATGCCCGTTTCAAGAGGATGCAGGGCTACAATGTGCTCTTCCCCATGGCCTTTCATTACACCGGAACTCCGATCCTCGCTATGGCAAAGAGGCTCAGAGAGGGTGACAAGGAGCTTATACGCATATTCACAGAGATATTCCACATACCCAAGGAGAAGCTTAAGGAGCTGGAGGACCCGCTCAAGATGGCTCGCTACTTTCACGAGGAAATTAAGTCGGGAATGAAGCTCATGGGGTACTCTATAGACTGGAGGAGGGAGTTCACCACCATAGACCCGCCCTACAACAACTTCATAACGTGGCAGTTCCACAAGCTCCACGAGAAAGGCCTCCTCACCAAGGGTAGACATCCTGTCGGTTGGTGCCCGAGGTGCAATAATGCGGTAGGTCAACACGACACAATAGGTGATGTAGAACCGGAGATCGCTGAGACTACTCTGATAAAGTTCGAGGATGAATTCATCATCCCGGTCGTTACCTTCAGACCAGAAACCATCCTTGGCGTCACCAATATCTGGATAAATCCGGAGGTGAAGTACAAGATCATAGAGGTGAGCGGGGAGAAGTGGGTGGTCTCCGAGGAGGCTCTGATAAAGCTCAAGTTCCAGAAGTTCCCCGTGAAGAAGGAGATTGGTGAAATCTGGGGCAGAGATCTGCTGGGGAAGAAAGTGAGAAACCCCATGACCCGAGAGGAGATCGTGATACTCCCAGCCAAGTTCGTTGATCCAGATTACGGGACCGGTATTGTGATGTCCGTCCCCGGGCATGCTCCTTACGACTATCTCGCCCTCATGGACCTCAAGAGGAATCCGGATGCTCTCAGGAAGTACGAGCTCTCTCCAGGGGTGCTCGATGGCCTCGAGCCGGTATCCATAATTGAGGTGGAGGGATTCGGCGAGTTCCCGGCCAAAGATGCCGTGGAATCCCTCGGGGTCAGGGACCAGAATGATGAGAGGGCTGAGGAGGCCACCGAGCTCGTCTACTCCAAGGAGTATCACTCCGGAAGGATGAAACCAAATACTGGGAAGTACGCGGGCTTGCCAGTGAGTGAGGCGAAGGAAAGGGTCAAGGAGGATCTGATAGCTGAGGGGAAGGCTTACATGTTCTACGAGATAGCCAACGCCCCTGTGTACTGCAGGTGCGGGGCCAAGATAGTCGTGAACATAGTTGAGGACCAGTGGTTCATCGACTACTCTAATCCCGAGTGGAAGAGGTTGGCCCATGAGGCCCTCAACAGCATGAGGATAGTTCCTAGGGAGGTCAGGAGGGAGTTTGAGGAGGCAATAGATTGGATGAGAGAGAAGGCCTGTGCTAGAAAGAGTGGCCTCGGGACCAAGCTTCCGTTCGATCCGGATTGGATGATAGAGAGTCTCAGCGATTCCACTATTTACATGGCCTACTACACGATAAGTAAGTTCATAAATGAGGGACTGGTTACCGCAGAGCACCTTGACGATGAGGCCTTCGACTACATATTCCTCGGGAAGGGAGATCCGGAGGACATCGCCCGCAGGAAGGGGCTCGATGAAGAGGTCCTCAAGAGGCTCAGGCAGGAGTTCACCTACTGGTACCCGCTCGACTCCAGGCACAGTGGTAGGGATCTCATATGGAACCATCTCACCTTCTTCATTTTCAATCATGTAGCCATATTCCCCAGAGAGCTCTGGCCCAGGCAGATAGTCGTGAACGGCTCGGTCACCATGGAAGGAAAGAAGATGTCCAAATCCTTGGGCAATATAATCCCGATAAGGGAGGCAGTGGAGATATTCGGTGCTGACCCCATCAGGCTGTCCGTTCTCGGTTCTGCCGAGCTTCTGTCAGATGCAGACTTCTCCCCTCAGGTAGCAGCCAGCACCCTCAGGAGGTTGTTTAGAATACACGAGATAGCCACGCAGTTCTCGGGAGCGGAGGAGAGAAAGGAACCGGAGGACTTCTGGGACAAGTGGATACTCAGCAGGACGAGAACCCACATAATAGCCACGACCGAGTCCATGGAGGAGTGCAGGAGCAGGGAGGCGATACAGCACTCACTCTACCTGATCCTCAACGAGATGGAGGAGTATTTAGATGCTAAGGAGAGGCCTAACGAGGGCATCATCAAGGCGATCCTCAAGATATGGGCCAGACTGCTCGCCCCCTTCGCGCCCCACATGGCCGAGGAGATCTGGGAGATAGTTGGCGGGGAAGGTTTCGTGTCCCTCGCTAGGTGGCCCGATCCCGAGGAGATGCCCCAGTACCCAGAGGCGGAGCTCTCATACGAGGTCGTGTCCAATGTTCTCGAGGATGTGAGGAGCATCCTCGCTTCAGGGGTGAAGGGAAGCAAGCTTTACCTCTACTTAGCGTCAGACTGGAAGTACGACCTCTTTAGGAGGATCGACGAGTTGAAGAGGGTGCATGGACTCGATCCGCGCAGGATAATACCTGAAGTGATGAAGGAGGAGAGGTTCAAGATCAAGAGCAAACAAGCGATTGACCTGATCAGGCAGTTCACCTCAGGCGGATGGCCGTGGCTGCCCAGCAAGGAAGCCGAGCTCGGAGCCCTCAAGGATGCTAAGTCCTTCTTGGAGAAGAAGCTGGGCTTGGAGATGGTGTTCGAGGACGAGGATTCACCGTCCTACGATCCTAAAAAGAGGGCCGGGAGGGCCGCCCCCGGGAAACCGGCCATCTACATAGAGTGA
- the gap gene encoding type I glyceraldehyde-3-phosphate dehydrogenase, translated as MPIRIGINGFGRIGRQVFKIGQRNPNLEFVAVNDIADPKTLSHLLKYDSVFGRYPGTVVAEGSSIIVDGKEIRVFSVRDPAKIPWEELDIDVVVEATGLFRSRSDAAKHLRGSVKKVVITAPAKGEPADYTVVMGVNEGGLDLDKHHVISNASCTTNAFAMLVKVLHESFRIRRGLMTTVHAYTNDQRILDAPHRDLRRARAAAMSIIPTSTGAAKAIELIFPELRGRLAAIALRVPTPDVSIVDFSAEVERETNIHEVNRAFEKAASGPLSRYIGIAHDPVVSVDLVGDEHSVIFDPELTQVVDGNFIKVFGWYDNEWGYSARVVDLLDYIANKM; from the coding sequence ATGCCGATCAGGATCGGGATTAACGGATTCGGGAGGATAGGGAGGCAGGTATTCAAGATAGGACAGAGGAACCCTAACTTGGAATTCGTAGCGGTGAACGACATAGCGGACCCCAAGACGCTATCTCACTTGCTGAAATACGACTCCGTCTTCGGCAGGTATCCCGGGACCGTAGTGGCCGAGGGATCCAGCATAATCGTGGATGGCAAGGAGATCAGGGTGTTCAGCGTCAGGGATCCGGCGAAGATCCCGTGGGAAGAGCTGGATATTGATGTGGTGGTTGAGGCCACAGGACTCTTCAGGTCTAGGAGCGATGCTGCAAAGCATCTGAGGGGCAGCGTCAAGAAGGTAGTGATTACAGCGCCGGCCAAGGGCGAACCTGCAGACTATACAGTTGTTATGGGTGTCAACGAGGGCGGTCTGGATCTGGACAAGCATCACGTGATAAGCAACGCCTCCTGCACTACCAACGCCTTCGCCATGTTGGTCAAGGTGCTGCATGAGAGCTTCAGAATAAGAAGAGGATTGATGACCACGGTTCACGCCTACACCAACGATCAGAGGATACTGGACGCGCCCCACAGGGACCTTAGGAGGGCTAGGGCTGCTGCCATGTCCATAATACCCACATCCACCGGCGCGGCGAAGGCCATAGAGCTGATATTCCCTGAGCTGAGGGGGAGGCTGGCCGCGATAGCCCTAAGGGTACCCACCCCGGATGTGTCCATAGTCGATTTCTCCGCAGAGGTCGAGAGGGAGACCAACATCCATGAGGTGAACAGGGCCTTTGAGAAGGCCGCCAGCGGCCCCTTGTCAAGGTACATAGGAATAGCCCACGATCCCGTAGTATCGGTAGACTTGGTGGGCGATGAGCACAGCGTCATCTTCGATCCCGAGCTGACCCAGGTTGTGGATGGCAACTTCATCAAGGTGTTCGGATGGTACGACAATGAGTGGGGCTATTCGGCTAGAGTAGTCGATCTCCTCGACTATATAGCGAATAAAATGTGA
- a CDS encoding CDC48 family AAA ATPase, with protein sequence MSSERKYVTLRVAEAHSQDVGRGIARLEPETMSELGIETGDVVLIEGTKVTAARAWPSYSADYGKGIIRIDGYTRRNAGVAIDDTVRVRKAIAKPARKVLLAPTEPMRLLGGEEYLKRLLEGRPLTRGDRIPINVLGTRIELVVVGIQPVADAVIVGPDTDIEISEKPAPEERKIPRVTYEDIGGLKDAIQKIREMVELPLRHPELFQKLGIEPPKGVLLYGPPGCGKTLLAKAVANESNAHFISISGPEIMSKYYGESEKRLREIFEEAEKNAPSIIFIDEIDAIAPKREEVTGEVERRVVAQLLALMDGLKGRGEVIVIGATNRPNAIDPALRRPGRFDREIEIGVPDREGRKEILQIHTRGMPLSDDVDLDKLAEITHGFVGADLAALAKEAAMRALRRLMKEVNLFESEEIPAEVLEKLQVTMQDFLDALKDITPSALREVVVQVPNVKWEDIGGLEEVKEELRMAVEWPLRYPELFEASGAKQPKGILLYGPPGTGKTLLAKAVANESEANFISVKGPEILSKWVGESEKAIREIFRKARQAAPAIVFFDEIDSIAPVRGAAGDSRVTERIISQLLTEMDGLEELRKVVVIAATNRPDLLDPALLRPGRFDRLIYVPPPDYKARVEILRIHTRGKPLADDVNLEELAKRTEGYTGADLENLVNTAALIALREHISNYKDPKEAIAHKDELKIQLKHFEEALKKVRPMGTEEMERYRRVAEEFARRVSS encoded by the coding sequence ATGTCATCCGAGAGGAAGTACGTTACACTCCGTGTGGCGGAAGCACACTCTCAAGACGTGGGCAGGGGCATCGCTAGGTTGGAGCCAGAGACCATGTCAGAGCTGGGCATAGAGACGGGCGATGTGGTCCTGATTGAAGGTACCAAGGTGACCGCCGCCCGGGCTTGGCCGTCTTATTCGGCCGATTATGGGAAGGGCATCATCAGAATTGATGGTTACACGAGGAGGAACGCTGGTGTGGCCATAGACGACACCGTCAGGGTGAGAAAGGCCATAGCCAAGCCTGCTAGAAAGGTGCTGCTGGCCCCGACAGAGCCCATGAGATTACTGGGCGGGGAGGAGTACCTGAAGAGACTACTCGAAGGGAGGCCTCTCACTAGAGGGGACAGGATACCGATCAACGTTCTGGGAACTAGGATAGAACTAGTGGTTGTGGGAATACAGCCTGTGGCCGATGCTGTGATAGTCGGTCCGGATACTGACATAGAGATAAGCGAGAAACCAGCTCCAGAGGAGAGGAAGATCCCCAGAGTCACTTATGAGGATATAGGAGGCCTCAAGGATGCCATCCAGAAGATAAGGGAGATGGTAGAGTTACCTCTAAGACATCCGGAGCTCTTCCAAAAGCTTGGCATTGAGCCGCCCAAGGGCGTGCTGCTCTATGGACCACCGGGCTGCGGTAAAACGTTGCTGGCGAAGGCTGTTGCCAACGAGAGCAACGCCCACTTCATAAGCATCTCGGGCCCGGAGATAATGTCCAAGTACTACGGTGAGAGCGAGAAGAGGCTCAGGGAGATATTCGAGGAGGCTGAGAAGAACGCTCCCTCGATAATATTCATAGATGAGATAGATGCGATCGCTCCCAAGAGGGAGGAGGTGACTGGAGAGGTTGAGAGGCGTGTAGTGGCCCAGCTCCTCGCTCTCATGGATGGCCTGAAGGGTAGGGGAGAGGTAATAGTTATTGGGGCTACGAACAGGCCTAATGCCATAGATCCAGCACTAAGGAGGCCTGGCAGGTTCGACAGGGAGATAGAGATAGGGGTGCCGGATAGGGAGGGCAGGAAGGAGATACTGCAGATACACACTAGGGGAATGCCCCTCTCAGACGATGTAGATCTCGATAAGTTGGCTGAGATAACCCACGGGTTCGTGGGCGCTGACCTCGCGGCCTTAGCCAAGGAGGCGGCTATGAGGGCTCTAAGGAGGCTCATGAAGGAGGTGAACCTATTCGAGAGCGAGGAGATCCCGGCTGAGGTCTTGGAAAAACTTCAAGTGACGATGCAAGACTTCCTTGATGCTCTGAAGGATATAACTCCGTCAGCTTTGAGGGAGGTAGTAGTCCAGGTACCTAATGTGAAGTGGGAGGACATAGGAGGCCTTGAAGAGGTCAAGGAGGAGCTCAGGATGGCGGTCGAGTGGCCTCTCAGGTACCCGGAGCTCTTCGAGGCTAGCGGTGCCAAGCAGCCCAAGGGCATTCTCCTCTACGGTCCTCCTGGAACCGGTAAAACGTTGCTGGCAAAGGCTGTTGCCAACGAGAGCGAGGCGAACTTCATAAGCGTGAAGGGCCCCGAGATACTCAGCAAGTGGGTGGGAGAGAGCGAGAAGGCCATAAGGGAGATATTCAGGAAGGCGAGGCAGGCGGCTCCGGCCATAGTATTCTTCGATGAGATAGACTCCATCGCCCCGGTGAGGGGGGCTGCTGGCGATTCTAGGGTGACTGAGAGGATAATCAGCCAGTTACTGACTGAGATGGATGGTCTTGAGGAGCTGAGGAAGGTCGTAGTCATAGCAGCGACTAACAGGCCCGACTTGCTGGATCCAGCTCTCCTGAGGCCCGGTAGGTTCGACAGGCTGATATATGTCCCTCCGCCGGACTACAAGGCTAGGGTGGAGATCCTCAGGATACACACAAGGGGGAAGCCCCTCGCTGACGATGTGAATCTAGAGGAGCTGGCCAAGCGCACTGAGGGATACACAGGCGCTGACTTGGAGAACTTGGTGAACACGGCCGCCCTGATAGCTCTTAGGGAACATATCTCCAATTACAAGGATCCGAAGGAAGCAATAGCCCACAAGGACGAGCTAAAGATACAATTGAAACACTTTGAGGAGGCCCTGAAGAAAGTGAGGCCCATGGGCACCGAGGAAATGGAGAGATACAGGAGAGTGGCCGAGGAATTCGCTAGAAGGGTCAGTTCCTAA
- a CDS encoding Hsp20/alpha crystallin family protein — MWWDRYWRRILEDMEKDFEELEKMIDEIFAGMKGEGEIRGPYVYGFSITIGPDGKPIVRRFGNVKPPVIEEAGYREPFVDIVVDDKANEVKVIAEIPGVTKDKIEVEATEKIVKIKAENGDRKYRTQVELPVEVDPKTAKARYNNGILEITLKPKEPIKEEGTRIKVE; from the coding sequence ATGTGGTGGGACAGGTACTGGAGGAGGATTCTCGAGGATATGGAGAAGGACTTTGAGGAGCTCGAGAAGATGATCGACGAGATTTTCGCCGGTATGAAGGGCGAGGGTGAGATCCGCGGTCCTTATGTGTATGGATTCAGTATAACCATAGGTCCTGATGGCAAGCCCATAGTGAGAAGGTTCGGTAATGTCAAGCCTCCGGTAATAGAGGAGGCTGGATACAGGGAGCCCTTCGTCGACATTGTCGTGGACGACAAGGCAAACGAGGTGAAGGTCATAGCGGAGATACCTGGAGTCACCAAGGACAAGATAGAAGTGGAGGCGACGGAGAAGATAGTCAAGATCAAGGCGGAGAACGGCGATAGGAAGTACAGAACCCAAGTAGAGCTGCCGGTTGAGGTAGATCCGAAGACCGCCAAGGCTAGATATAATAACGGCATCTTGGAGATAACCCTGAAGCCTAAGGAGCCTATCAAGGAGGAGGGCACTAGGATAAAGGTGGAGTGA
- a CDS encoding helix-turn-helix domain-containing protein has protein sequence MRAEDIIEALSGETRRRIVSMLTRKPLTLKEIADMLGITPPAALKHMRELESLGIVESYSVNMGPGRPRKYYKISRSIRLVVTLTEDSLQIRALEIEPTSTSPSKDIRERFDEIRSRLESLSNLNSFSETVTRTSNLIQDIDTLLLELESVESHLLWMREEILRNLKRFSR, from the coding sequence ATGAGAGCCGAGGACATAATCGAGGCCCTATCAGGTGAGACTAGGAGAAGAATAGTATCTATGCTAACGAGGAAGCCTCTAACCCTTAAGGAGATAGCTGATATGCTGGGTATAACTCCGCCTGCTGCCCTAAAGCACATGAGGGAACTTGAATCCTTGGGTATAGTTGAATCTTACTCGGTCAACATGGGGCCTGGGAGGCCTAGGAAGTACTACAAGATATCACGTTCAATACGCCTAGTCGTGACTTTGACAGAGGACTCCCTCCAGATAAGGGCACTGGAGATAGAACCAACTTCAACCTCTCCATCTAAGGACATAAGGGAGAGATTCGACGAAATCAGATCAAGGCTGGAGAGTTTGAGCAACCTCAATTCCTTTAGCGAGACAGTGACGAGGACATCCAACTTGATACAAGATATAGATACCTTATTGCTGGAACTGGAGTCTGTAGAGTCTCATCTACTCTGGATGAGGGAGGAGATCCTCCGGAATCTGAAGAGATTTTCACGCTAA
- a CDS encoding ECF transporter S component: protein MTLKEEIDARVSPGVASSRGVATIGVMAALVAVATMVIQIPTPATQGYINLGDTIVMLSGILFGSVVGSLSGGIGSALADLLSGYGHWAPFTLVIKGVEGFLAGIAKGKGNVISLLILAVAGAEMVAGYFVVEWYLYGLGGALQEVPGNTFQAVSGIVFSYLLAPVIRRALGEWS from the coding sequence TTGACCTTAAAGGAGGAGATCGATGCTAGGGTCTCTCCAGGCGTCGCTTCATCTAGGGGCGTTGCAACCATTGGTGTTATGGCTGCTCTGGTGGCAGTAGCCACGATGGTGATCCAGATCCCCACACCAGCGACTCAAGGTTACATAAACCTAGGAGATACCATCGTCATGCTCTCGGGGATCCTCTTCGGGTCCGTGGTGGGATCCCTCTCGGGCGGAATAGGATCGGCATTAGCGGACCTGCTAAGTGGATACGGTCACTGGGCACCGTTCACTTTGGTGATAAAGGGTGTAGAGGGATTCCTAGCGGGCATTGCCAAAGGGAAGGGCAATGTGATCTCCTTGCTCATCTTAGCCGTTGCTGGTGCTGAGATGGTAGCTGGTTACTTCGTAGTGGAATGGTACCTCTACGGCCTAGGAGGGGCCCTTCAGGAGGTGCCAGGTAACACATTCCAAGCAGTATCGGGAATAGTTTTCTCCTACCTGCTCGCCCCCGTCATCAGGAGGGCGTTAGGGGAATGGTCGTGA
- a CDS encoding AIR synthase family protein, whose amino-acid sequence MKHRGKLPPDFLFRNIIGKLPIEGDGILLGPSLGEDAAILEVKEPLLAVHSDPVTGGGKLAGWLSVYVASNDIATRGLSPKWLLVVLLFRDGVDESEISELVDQVGEAAREIGAVVIGGHTEITPGLPFNIVVTTAMGAGGVVLNTRDAKEGDSLILTKAAALEGTAILATELRGLLEEKGVDPHILDRASGFIREISVVRDAMLAANLARAMHDPTEGGLIGGVQEMALASGNGFVIYEENIPLREETLAVCEALEIDPLRLISSGSLLISVSEERTDELISELRREGIEASVIGRLTGRGEGMRLVRANGMVEDVSEPVMDELWRVLPS is encoded by the coding sequence GTGAAACATAGGGGAAAGCTTCCCCCAGACTTCCTTTTCAGAAACATCATAGGGAAGCTACCGATCGAAGGTGATGGGATCCTGTTAGGCCCCTCCTTGGGCGAAGATGCCGCTATACTTGAGGTGAAAGAACCTCTGCTGGCTGTGCACTCAGATCCGGTGACAGGAGGCGGGAAGCTAGCTGGCTGGCTCTCTGTGTACGTGGCATCCAACGACATAGCGACAAGAGGTCTGAGTCCTAAGTGGCTACTCGTAGTCTTGCTTTTTAGGGATGGAGTGGATGAAAGCGAGATCTCTGAGCTAGTAGATCAGGTAGGGGAGGCGGCTAGGGAGATAGGTGCCGTGGTGATCGGCGGACACACAGAGATCACCCCCGGACTTCCGTTCAACATAGTGGTGACTACAGCCATGGGTGCTGGCGGGGTTGTTCTCAACACCAGAGACGCCAAGGAGGGCGACTCCCTCATCCTGACCAAAGCTGCCGCATTGGAAGGGACCGCCATCCTAGCCACCGAGCTGAGAGGCCTCTTGGAGGAGAAGGGCGTGGATCCTCATATCCTAGACAGGGCATCTGGGTTCATAAGGGAGATAAGCGTTGTGAGGGATGCTATGTTAGCTGCTAACCTAGCTAGGGCGATGCACGATCCTACAGAGGGTGGACTTATCGGGGGAGTCCAAGAGATGGCTCTAGCCTCGGGGAACGGATTCGTAATATATGAGGAGAACATACCCCTGAGAGAAGAAACGCTCGCTGTATGCGAGGCGCTGGAGATAGATCCTTTGAGGCTGATAAGCTCGGGGAGCCTCCTCATATCCGTGAGCGAGGAAAGGACAGACGAGTTGATCAGCGAGCTCAGGAGGGAGGGGATAGAGGCCTCCGTAATAGGCAGATTAACGGGGAGAGGGGAGGGGATGAGGCTCGTAAGAGCCAACGGTATGGTAGAGGATGTCAGTGAGCCTGTGATGGATGAGCTGTGGAGGGTCCTTCCCTCCTGA
- a CDS encoding electron transfer flavoprotein subunit beta/FixA family protein: protein MACVKLVYDETQMPVEGDRLLVDQAPVKISDIDRNAIEEAVKIKEELGGRVTLAVVVTGPLDEAILKEALAMGADRALIVEGDAVKGHNPYRTAQAIVKALKRDGIDPNLVVCGEGSSDQYSCALPAMIAEMLSLPVATFVGKLEVKEGKLVVERYLEGGFETAEVPLPAVISVTSEVNEPRIPTVLQIMKAGKKERSSVDASELDLKFPPIELVEIKAYVKERRREKVEGSVNEVVDRIVKVLEEKGVI, encoded by the coding sequence GTGGCATGCGTTAAGTTGGTTTACGATGAGACCCAGATGCCTGTGGAGGGGGATCGCCTCTTAGTGGATCAAGCTCCCGTGAAGATTAGTGATATAGACAGGAATGCTATCGAGGAAGCTGTCAAGATAAAGGAGGAGCTTGGTGGAAGAGTGACTCTAGCTGTCGTTGTTACAGGACCCTTAGATGAGGCTATCTTGAAGGAGGCCCTCGCCATGGGGGCTGATAGAGCTCTAATCGTGGAAGGAGATGCCGTTAAAGGGCATAATCCCTATAGGACAGCTCAAGCCATAGTGAAAGCCTTGAAGAGAGACGGAATCGATCCCAATCTTGTGGTGTGCGGGGAAGGCTCTTCCGATCAGTACAGCTGTGCCCTGCCAGCGATGATCGCCGAGATGCTATCCCTCCCGGTGGCGACATTCGTGGGGAAGCTGGAGGTAAAGGAGGGCAAGCTAGTGGTGGAGAGATACTTAGAAGGGGGCTTCGAGACAGCGGAAGTTCCACTCCCCGCGGTCATCTCAGTAACCTCGGAGGTCAATGAGCCTAGGATCCCGACGGTCCTCCAGATAATGAAGGCCGGCAAGAAGGAGAGGAGCTCGGTAGATGCCTCTGAACTTGATCTGAAGTTTCCACCCATCGAGCTGGTGGAGATAAAGGCTTACGTGAAGGAGAGGAGAAGGGAGAAGGTTGAGGGAAGCGTGAACGAGGTGGTAGATAGGATAGTGAAAGTCCTAGAGGAGAAGGGGGTGATCTGA